The following DNA comes from Novipirellula caenicola.
AGCCGGCGGCGATGTGTCGATGCAAACCTTCGACATCCGGCACCCCGAAACCGGCGAAAACGTTTCGCTCGGGAACCTCATTGCCAGCTGGAATGCGGACCACCCCAAGCGTTTTCTGTTCTGTGCTCACTACGACACGCGTCCATTTCCGGATCGGGACGAAAACAATCCTAAGGGTGTTTTTGTCGGAGCCAACGATGGCGCCAGCGGGACTGCGGCATTGATGGAATTGGCGAATCAGTTCGACCGATTGCCAGCCGATATCGGTGTCGATTTAGTGTTGTTTGATGGCGAAGAATTTGTGTTCGAACAGGGGCGAGACGATTACTTTCTCGGATCGACCTTTTTCGCTGAAAAATATGCCGCCTCGCCGCCGGCCCATCCGTACCAAGCAGGCATCCTGCTTGATATGGTCGGTGACAAAGAGCTCAAGATCTACTACGAAAACAACAGCTTGAAATACGCTCGCAGCTTGGCGCGTAGCGTTTGGGACGTGGCGGATCGACTCGGCGTACGTGCCTTTGTACCTCGCAGCCGACACACGCTCGAAGACGATCATCTGCCGCTGAACCAGATCGCAAAGATCCCCACGATCGACATCATTGACTTTGATTATCCGCGACCAGGGTACGGCGTGAAGTCGTACTGGCACACCGAAAAGGATGTCCCGGAAAACTGCAGCGGAGAATCACTCGCTGCGGTCGTGTGGGTCGTCCACCAATGGTTGTTGTCGCAATCGGCGACCAACTGATCGCGGATTGAAAAAGGTCTAGCCTGCGTTCTGCTGCAGCCATGCGGCCAATGGGTCGTGGGCCACTCGATACCAATATTGGCTTTCGCTTTCCTCCGCCTGGATCGTCGTGTGTTGGATGCGGCGTAGCAGTCGAGTCGCACGAGCGATGGGGAGGGCGTTTTCCAGTGCCGTCATTTCCGCATCGGTCAACGTCGCAATGCTGCGGCGCAGACGAACGAAGAAGTCGTCGCCAATGACGGCCGTCAATGCGTCGTAATCACGGCTAAACGCTTCGGGGCTGAGTCGCTGCAGACCGATGTTCGCGGTTCGTTTATACAAATCGGATCTGAACTGCTTTAGCATCAACGTCAAGGCGGCCAAACAAATCGGGCCGCTCGATGGGGCCTCGGCCAGCTGTTGAACGACTTTTGATGTGTACTTTGACGCACCGAGTGATCGTAGGCAGAATTCTTTGCTCAGCATCGAAGGCCACGTGCCTTCTTGAAACACTTTGTCGATATGCAACAGCGCGATGCGAGAACCGACGTTCCATACGATTTGCTCAGAACTCAGGTTCTTTGACGGAGCGACCGGGATGTCGAATTTTTCGTCGTTGGCGTCGTCGCCCATCCAAGTCAACAGAAGGTCGCACCCACGCAGCATGCCGCCATCATTGAGTTTGCGAATCGCCGAAATCTGCAATGGATCGATCAACGGTGGGGTTTCGCGGCGGAACCGATTGAGCGTCTGGATGACAGGGTCGCTAGTCAAAAAGGCGACGGTGGCGGTAACCGGTTGACGGTGCTGCTGGCCATGTTGGTCCGCTTCGGGTAATTCGCCGAGAAACGTTGACCGTGCGGCCGAAAGCAAACCGGGGGCAAACCGAAGCATTCCGTTGCGAGTGGTCCATTGGTTCACCTTTCCCGATTCGACGTCGATACGAATGCTTTCCTTTCCATGCGTCAGGATCAAATCGCCACCGATAAATTCGTAGTGAACCGAGTCTTTGTAGGCCAGAGGCAGCCAATTCACCGGACTGCTGCGGAAATTAAATCGAAGCGGAGCTTCGTTTTCATCACGCTTCGTATTGCCGGCCAGCGTGAATGTGCCTTTCAAGAATTTATTTGGTTCAGGATCCGCGAAATGTTCCGTGCTGAATTGAATCTGTCCGTCCATCGAACTCAGCGGAATCCGCAAGCATTGCGGCAGAGCCGAGTGATTCAAAATAAACCGATCACGGTCGATTAGCAGTGACACCGTTTCGGATTGGGCATCGGTGGACGTGTCCAATGGAGATCGAAACTCGGCAAACAATCCATCGTTGGACTCGATCACTAACAATTTGTCGTTGCCCCACGCGTTGAACGTTTCAATGTCGTCGCCGCGTGCAGCGATCCCCGCCAACCATTGACTGGCCTTCAACAACACCGTCGCGATCTTGTTGATGGGTTCGTCCAACGGCGGCAGCCCACTGCATTCTTCCACCTCAAGTGACAGCGATTGCGTCTGCTTGTCAAATCGAAATTGATGCTTTTTGAAACGGCCACTGTCCCAAAGTCGTTTTGTCCATTGCTGCAGGTCGCGACGCGCGATGGGATCACCGACCGAAACTCCTAAATAGGCAAGGATCTGCTCCTTGGTATTGATCGAATTGCCTTGGATGTCTATCTCGCTGATTCGATCCGCGACCCCTTCGTCAAGGATTTCGA
Coding sequences within:
- a CDS encoding POTRA domain-containing protein, producing the protein MATRNCHGDTEVTKWIRMSSYLILIAVAIPCCTCITASAQTAPIANRIEMVGNRSFSKHTLLKELKAQPEFLIASHAFGDESKLANVIERLLVKGYRNEGFDQASVQCQQVTTQTKPSLSRWEIIIDEGKQIRCGQVRIQSAKQIDPQSLERRLTQAFAEATAFPNFVEINGNVITHWVNEQGKESKLKDPVWKTGDEVRFDSELGLRQQVIQAIEDLGFSRSDVLVRFEVDRDKQTADLLVEILDEGVADRISEIDIQGNSINTKEQILAYLGVSVGDPIARRDLQQWTKRLWDSGRFKKHQFRFDKQTQSLSLEVEECSGLPPLDEPINKIATVLLKASQWLAGIAARGDDIETFNAWGNDKLLVIESNDGLFAEFRSPLDTSTDAQSETVSLLIDRDRFILNHSALPQCLRIPLSSMDGQIQFSTEHFADPEPNKFLKGTFTLAGNTKRDENEAPLRFNFRSSPVNWLPLAYKDSVHYEFIGGDLILTHGKESIRIDVESGKVNQWTTRNGMLRFAPGLLSAARSTFLGELPEADQHGQQHRQPVTATVAFLTSDPVIQTLNRFRRETPPLIDPLQISAIRKLNDGGMLRGCDLLLTWMGDDANDEKFDIPVAPSKNLSSEQIVWNVGSRIALLHIDKVFQEGTWPSMLSKEFCLRSLGASKYTSKVVQQLAEAPSSGPICLAALTLMLKQFRSDLYKRTANIGLQRLSPEAFSRDYDALTAVIGDDFFVRLRRSIATLTDAEMTALENALPIARATRLLRRIQHTTIQAEESESQYWYRVAHDPLAAWLQQNAG
- a CDS encoding M28 family peptidase, with protein sequence MLFGIIIVLGLVIVLLVAGMGLGWFERGSSGTESPSARPIPAQYDANRAFGYLVELCQIGPRPSGSAGMQKQQEMLTRFFREAGGDVSMQTFDIRHPETGENVSLGNLIASWNADHPKRFLFCAHYDTRPFPDRDENNPKGVFVGANDGASGTAALMELANQFDRLPADIGVDLVLFDGEEFVFEQGRDDYFLGSTFFAEKYAASPPAHPYQAGILLDMVGDKELKIYYENNSLKYARSLARSVWDVADRLGVRAFVPRSRHTLEDDHLPLNQIAKIPTIDIIDFDYPRPGYGVKSYWHTEKDVPENCSGESLAAVVWVVHQWLLSQSATN